The Bacillus mycoides genome includes a region encoding these proteins:
- a CDS encoding N-acetylmuramoyl-L-alanine amidase family protein: MNGKAKKSMRKVLPVGIGKKVIPATAALGILFSMAPIAENKASAGIGTVIDISITVLGAVANTYEALGISPGDRDPGTHIDVYAENETYQAPSFTSGEFNISMYHTQGDSNFLKPVKVRYPNGRIEIHQLRSGQQLKITEAGAIIDLNPNGANVSEHDLLYITQAQLDEGKTGVVINQGQHAFVEKASGKNPRFLGPLYKKYAESWTLDWDVVARNSDYLYGQIENKLSDKQKQLITLTSKPVSKDVLDSYVNNEPKARADFYDRLSDVLAERVNVLETSIALPFTTLNDGKSYQIIPYKKGTNKVIVKTGSKYLSGKEGNGLQYSDSLGDDEVFELVQTGNSNKNEFQFHLKNKNGVSLAGNQNIHGFATDWSFKSEIRFPDKSNNEINNWLIEWYPGKENERQKYDKIEMIKHEKDPTKYSAKDSSGNVIKNSWVNRDDQYFFADADGALLTGWQEIKGKTYYFTPPYGNMVSGGNSDSWIDNKPYHFNDDGVLQRSAWRDNLYYSDASGAFVKEGLKDIDGKIYYFQNFEPNKKEIRIEDQDVILHFSDKGVLERVSNLNGESINSDINVLFDNKILAFNKDGSILKTGINKKGKSQAYYSLEDGVFYTGWKMIGDKRYYFINGYNDAFNRYEDIDGKRYYFHEDGSVNKAGFEKIDGKLYHFDNNGVAQTGWQTIDNKYYYFDENGAAKTGWFQVGGGYRPFPLAYGYLWYCAREDGSLYADAWFKIDGKDYHFDKWGHKMPY, encoded by the coding sequence ATGAATGGAAAAGCAAAAAAAAGTATGCGAAAAGTCCTTCCTGTAGGGATTGGAAAGAAGGTAATCCCTGCAACAGCAGCATTAGGAATTCTTTTTTCTATGGCACCGATTGCAGAAAACAAAGCTAGCGCAGGGATAGGTACGGTAATAGATATAAGTATTACTGTATTAGGTGCTGTAGCAAACACTTATGAAGCACTTGGAATAAGCCCAGGGGATCGAGACCCTGGCACTCACATTGATGTATATGCAGAAAACGAAACTTACCAGGCTCCTAGTTTTACATCTGGGGAATTTAATATTTCCATGTATCATACACAAGGTGATTCGAATTTTCTTAAACCAGTTAAAGTACGCTATCCAAATGGAAGAATCGAAATTCATCAACTAAGATCTGGGCAGCAGCTTAAAATTACTGAAGCAGGTGCAATTATAGATTTAAACCCTAATGGAGCAAATGTCTCAGAACACGATCTTCTTTACATTACACAAGCACAATTAGACGAAGGAAAGACCGGAGTTGTGATAAATCAAGGCCAACATGCATTTGTAGAAAAAGCATCTGGTAAAAACCCGAGATTTCTTGGTCCACTTTATAAAAAATATGCAGAAAGCTGGACTCTAGATTGGGATGTGGTTGCTAGAAATTCGGATTACCTATATGGTCAGATAGAAAATAAATTATCAGATAAGCAAAAACAATTGATAACATTGACTTCAAAGCCAGTATCTAAAGATGTTCTTGACAGTTATGTTAATAATGAGCCTAAAGCTCGTGCAGATTTTTATGATCGATTATCTGATGTATTGGCGGAGCGTGTTAACGTCCTAGAGACATCTATTGCACTACCATTTACTACACTAAATGATGGTAAATCTTATCAAATTATCCCTTATAAAAAAGGAACGAATAAAGTAATCGTAAAAACAGGTTCAAAATACCTTTCAGGAAAAGAAGGAAACGGACTTCAATATTCCGATTCGCTTGGCGATGATGAAGTGTTTGAACTTGTTCAGACCGGCAATTCAAATAAAAATGAATTTCAGTTCCATTTGAAAAATAAGAATGGAGTAAGTTTGGCTGGTAATCAAAACATTCATGGATTCGCTACTGATTGGAGTTTCAAATCTGAAATTCGATTCCCTGATAAAAGCAACAATGAAATTAACAATTGGTTAATAGAGTGGTATCCGGGTAAAGAAAATGAGAGACAGAAGTATGACAAAATAGAGATGATAAAGCACGAAAAGGACCCTACTAAATATAGTGCAAAAGATTCCTCTGGAAACGTGATAAAGAACAGCTGGGTAAATCGAGATGATCAGTATTTCTTTGCAGATGCTGATGGAGCCCTTTTGACAGGCTGGCAAGAAATTAAAGGGAAGACTTATTATTTTACACCGCCTTATGGCAACATGGTTTCGGGAGGTAATTCTGATTCATGGATCGACAATAAGCCCTACCATTTTAATGATGACGGTGTTTTGCAACGCTCAGCATGGAGGGATAATCTTTACTATTCTGATGCCTCTGGAGCGTTTGTTAAAGAAGGCTTGAAAGATATAGATGGTAAAATTTATTACTTCCAAAACTTCGAGCCAAATAAAAAGGAAATACGTATAGAAGATCAAGATGTCATCCTTCACTTTTCCGACAAAGGTGTGCTTGAGAGAGTTTCTAATCTAAATGGAGAATCTATAAACAGCGATATTAATGTTCTGTTTGACAACAAAATATTAGCATTTAATAAAGACGGTTCGATTTTGAAAACAGGGATCAACAAAAAGGGGAAATCCCAGGCATATTATAGTTTAGAAGATGGAGTTTTCTATACCGGTTGGAAAATGATAGGCGATAAAAGATACTATTTCATAAATGGCTACAATGATGCGTTCAATAGGTATGAAGACATTGATGGAAAAAGATATTATTTCCATGAAGACGGCTCAGTTAACAAAGCAGGGTTCGAAAAAATAGATGGTAAGTTATACCACTTTGACAATAACGGCGTAGCACAAACGGGCTGGCAAACTATCGATAATAAATATTATTACTTCGATGAGAATGGGGCAGCTAAAACAGGATGGTTCCAAGTTGGTGGTGGATATAGACCTTTTCCTCTTGCATACGGATACCTTTGGTATTGTGCTAGAGAAGATGGTTCACTTTATGCAGACGCTTGGTTTAAAATCGACGGTAAAGATTATCACTTTGACAAGTGGGGACATAAAATGCCCTACTAA
- a CDS encoding aspartyl-phosphate phosphatase Spo0E family protein: MQKCITPRYLVKKKREEMIQLTKHYFLTSPEVIQVSQELEKLLNMLRKGECYLKDYVA; the protein is encoded by the coding sequence ATGCAGAAATGTATAACACCAAGATACCTGGTAAAGAAAAAGAGAGAAGAAATGATTCAACTAACAAAACACTATTTTCTCACTTCCCCGGAAGTCATTCAAGTAAGTCAAGAATTAGAGAAGTTATTGAACATGTTACGAAAAGGTGAGTGCTATTTAAAAGATTATGTTGCGTGA
- a CDS encoding response regulator transcription factor: protein MTTILVLEDEITIRNFITLNMKRAGFNVLETDTGEKALELLENHNVDIVILDVMLPGIDGFRICKRIRKDNEKIGIIILTARVQEKDQVHGLTIGADDYIKKPFSIIELVARVQALLRRVKENKRDMKSIHSGPFQLDLLQEKLYRDEIVIDLTPTEHIILQYLMENSIKPISRDELLNKIWGISCVGNTKVIDVNISRLRQKIEPSPSDPQFLLTVRGKGYKWKGSKQ, encoded by the coding sequence ATGACAACAATTTTAGTATTAGAAGATGAGATAACAATTCGTAATTTTATTACATTAAATATGAAGCGTGCTGGTTTCAATGTTTTAGAAACCGATACAGGTGAAAAAGCTCTTGAGCTTTTAGAAAATCATAATGTTGATATTGTAATACTTGATGTTATGTTACCAGGAATAGATGGTTTTCGAATATGCAAAAGAATACGAAAAGACAATGAAAAGATTGGTATTATTATATTAACGGCACGTGTTCAAGAGAAAGATCAGGTACACGGTTTGACAATTGGAGCAGATGATTATATTAAAAAACCATTTAGTATAATTGAATTAGTAGCACGTGTACAAGCATTGCTAAGAAGGGTAAAAGAAAATAAAAGGGATATGAAATCGATTCATTCGGGACCATTTCAGTTAGATCTTCTGCAAGAAAAATTATATAGGGATGAGATAGTAATTGATTTAACTCCAACAGAGCATATTATTTTACAATATTTAATGGAAAATTCCATAAAACCAATTTCACGTGATGAACTCTTAAATAAAATATGGGGTATAAGTTGTGTAGGTAACACAAAAGTAATAGATGTGAATATTAGTCGTCTTCGTCAGAAAATCGAACCTAGTCCTTCTGATCCTCAGTTTCTCCTTACGGTACGGGGAAAAGGATATAAATGGAAAGGAAGTAAACAATGA
- a CDS encoding heavy metal-binding domain-containing protein yields the protein MIVTTTNTIQGKEIIEYVDIVNGEAIMGANIVRDIFASVRDVVGGRSGAYESKLKEARDIAMDEMKQLATQKGANAIVGIDVDYEVVRDGMLMVAVSGTAVRV from the coding sequence ATGATCGTAACAACAACTAATACTATTCAGGGTAAAGAAATTATTGAGTATGTAGACATCGTAAACGGTGAAGCAATTATGGGTGCAAATATCGTACGCGATATCTTCGCTTCTGTTCGTGACGTTGTGGGTGGCCGTTCTGGTGCATATGAAAGTAAATTAAAAGAAGCTCGTGACATTGCGATGGACGAAATGAAACAACTTGCGACGCAAAAAGGAGCAAATGCAATTGTTGGTATCGATGTAGACTACGAAGTGGTTCGCGACGGAATGTTAATGGTTGCGGTAAGCGGTACAGCTGTACGTGTGTAA
- a CDS encoding recombinase family protein, with amino-acid sequence MLSNYYQKIGATLIVYKLDRLGRNLSDMIRTHEKLIKNDVGVIAINDNIDTRKKDDMTTKVMVTILSLFADIERNYILERTQAGRIKYVENGGKLGRTPKINKSKTDLILELLDQEKTKQEIADFLNVDRTTIYRTLKRNGY; translated from the coding sequence ATGTTAAGCAATTATTATCAAAAAATAGGGGCCACACTTATTGTCTATAAATTAGATCGTTTAGGAAGAAATCTTTCTGATATGATCCGTACTCATGAAAAACTTATCAAAAACGATGTTGGGGTCATCGCTATTAATGATAACATTGATACTCGTAAGAAAGATGACATGACTACTAAAGTAATGGTTACAATCTTATCTTTATTTGCTGATATTGAACGAAACTATATACTGGAGCGAACACAGGCTGGACGTATTAAATATGTAGAAAATGGCGGGAAACTGGGGAGAACTCCTAAAATCAATAAGTCTAAAACTGATTTGATACTCGAGTTACTTGATCAAGAAAAAACGAAACAGGAAATTGCTGATTTTTTAAATGTTGATAGAACCACCATTTATCGTACACTAAAACGAAATGGTTATTAG
- a CDS encoding sensor histidine kinase, whose amino-acid sequence MFKKIPIRLRLTAVMIILLMICCIGLTLILNFYAGIMATRIDAASLLPALEVGEDSNVIDNHQTPPNVMMPIPNEDAQKARTDFQFESVFYMLLVIFGGGVLTYYASGKVLKPLDTLNSQIKNRTVHNLSETMNIPLTNDEIAELTQSFNEMTDKLNDAFMMQSRFSANAAHELRTPLAVLKTKIDVFKKKNAHSTEEYDALINVFEKQTQRLSELVFTLLDMTNMNDGFEDGTICLKDVFEDIVSELSHIADEQEVKLYLDCADSVVYGNIDLLYRAFYNLVENGIKYNIDGGKVMIKVKSDKKQVMVEIKDTGIGIPDEEKKNIFEPFYRVDKSRSREWGGSGLGLSIVQNIITKHNGNIVVTDNENGGTCFEITLGKIK is encoded by the coding sequence ATGTTTAAAAAAATTCCAATTCGGCTGCGACTTACTGCAGTGATGATAATTTTATTAATGATTTGTTGTATAGGGCTTACATTAATTTTAAATTTTTATGCTGGTATAATGGCAACAAGAATTGATGCAGCCTCTCTATTACCTGCACTAGAAGTTGGTGAAGATAGCAATGTTATTGACAATCACCAAACGCCACCAAATGTCATGATGCCTATACCAAATGAAGATGCACAAAAAGCAAGAACGGATTTTCAGTTTGAAAGTGTTTTTTATATGCTTTTAGTCATTTTCGGTGGTGGCGTATTGACATACTATGCATCAGGCAAAGTGTTAAAACCACTGGATACACTAAATAGTCAAATTAAGAATAGGACTGTGCATAATCTATCAGAAACGATGAACATTCCACTAACCAATGATGAAATAGCTGAGCTAACGCAGTCTTTTAATGAAATGACGGATAAGCTAAACGATGCTTTTATGATGCAAAGTCGCTTTTCTGCAAATGCGGCCCATGAACTCCGAACGCCACTTGCGGTTTTAAAAACAAAGATTGATGTATTTAAAAAGAAAAACGCACATTCTACAGAAGAATATGATGCACTCATTAACGTTTTTGAAAAGCAAACACAACGATTATCTGAGCTTGTATTTACCCTTTTGGATATGACAAATATGAATGATGGATTTGAGGATGGAACCATCTGCTTGAAGGATGTTTTTGAAGATATTGTTTCCGAACTTTCTCATATTGCTGATGAACAAGAGGTTAAACTATATTTGGATTGCGCTGATAGTGTTGTTTACGGAAATATAGATTTACTTTATCGAGCGTTTTATAACCTTGTTGAAAATGGTATTAAATACAATATCGACGGTGGTAAGGTAATGATTAAAGTTAAATCGGATAAAAAGCAGGTAATGGTTGAAATTAAAGACACGGGAATTGGTATCCCCGATGAGGAAAAAAAGAATATATTTGAGCCGTTTTACCGAGTGGATAAATCACGCTCTCGTGAATGGGGTGGCTCAGGCTTAGGACTTTCCATTGTGCAAAATATCATAACCAAGCACAATGGAAACATCGTAGTTACGGATAATGAGAACGGCGGTACTTGTTTCGAAATTACACTTGGTAAAATAAAATAA
- a CDS encoding response regulator transcription factor, whose translation MRILVVEDELDLQEAIAEGLRIEGYAVDTCSNGKDAYELAYVENYDLIILDLNLPKMDGLKVLEKLREENKELKVLILSARSSVNDKVKGLDIGANDYLTKPFAFAELEARIRNLLRRKFVQENSLLSCGNINIDLSKRTAFVDEKELILTKKEFALLEYFLLNQERVVSQEELIEHIWDGNADGFSGAIRVHIATLRKKMKALLDYDPIRTKIGEGYFITKNDGDA comes from the coding sequence ATGAGAATTCTTGTTGTTGAAGATGAGTTGGATTTACAGGAAGCTATCGCTGAGGGACTTAGAATAGAAGGGTATGCGGTTGATACCTGTAGTAATGGTAAAGATGCTTATGAACTGGCGTACGTTGAAAATTATGACTTAATAATACTTGACTTAAATCTTCCGAAAATGGACGGATTAAAGGTTTTAGAAAAGTTAAGAGAAGAAAATAAAGAATTAAAAGTATTAATCCTTAGTGCAAGAAGTAGCGTAAATGACAAAGTTAAAGGTTTAGATATTGGTGCGAATGATTATTTAACTAAACCATTTGCCTTTGCGGAATTGGAAGCAAGAATAAGAAATTTATTAAGGCGAAAATTTGTGCAGGAAAATAGCCTTTTATCTTGCGGTAATATAAATATTGATTTATCAAAACGCACAGCATTTGTGGATGAAAAAGAACTGATTCTCACAAAAAAAGAATTCGCATTGCTTGAATACTTTCTGCTTAATCAAGAACGAGTTGTTAGTCAAGAAGAATTGATTGAACACATTTGGGATGGAAATGCCGATGGCTTTAGTGGTGCTATTCGAGTTCATATAGCTACATTACGAAAAAAAATGAAAGCTCTTTTAGATTATGATCCGATACGTACAAAGATTGGTGAGGGTTATTTTATTACTAAAAATGATGGTGACGCTTGA
- a CDS encoding Rpn family recombination-promoting nuclease/putative transposase → MSNSLVNLRIDFAFKQLFGTNGNEDILVAFLNAILKDSLESPIVSLQLEDPHLHREYEEDKLSILDISATLNTGTKVNVEIQLNNNHDMIKRSLYYWGRLYTSQLQKGMPYSSLHKTITINLLNFVMFPEYEAFHTTGILWNQQQQKLLSDDIEVHIVEIPKLLQQWREEKVNPWEDSFVRWLLLLPANEDEHLTQTLEDIAMNQDPILQKAMNKWERMSQDSSFRQAYEAREKALMDEAAKFAHARNEGKKEGIQEGIQEGVQQGKIQMIKGMHELGVPLGTIAKASKLGIDEVERILEQK, encoded by the coding sequence ATGTCCAATTCATTAGTAAATTTACGTATCGATTTTGCCTTTAAGCAGTTATTTGGCACAAATGGGAATGAAGATATTTTAGTTGCCTTTTTAAATGCCATATTAAAAGATTCTTTAGAATCACCTATTGTTTCCCTGCAATTAGAAGATCCACACTTACATCGAGAATATGAAGAAGATAAATTATCGATTTTAGATATTTCGGCTACATTAAATACAGGAACAAAGGTAAATGTAGAAATACAATTGAATAACAATCACGATATGATCAAACGAAGCTTGTATTATTGGGGAAGGTTATACACCTCTCAATTGCAAAAAGGAATGCCTTATAGCTCACTTCATAAAACGATTACCATTAACTTGTTAAACTTTGTGATGTTTCCAGAATATGAAGCGTTTCATACAACAGGAATCCTTTGGAATCAGCAACAACAAAAGTTATTAAGTGACGATATAGAAGTTCATATTGTAGAGATTCCAAAGTTACTACAGCAATGGCGCGAAGAGAAAGTCAATCCGTGGGAAGATTCGTTTGTTCGTTGGTTATTATTATTACCAGCGAATGAAGATGAACATCTCACACAAACATTGGAGGACATTGCCATGAACCAAGATCCGATTTTACAAAAAGCAATGAATAAGTGGGAACGTATGAGTCAAGATTCTTCTTTCCGTCAAGCATATGAAGCAAGAGAAAAGGCCTTAATGGATGAGGCTGCAAAGTTTGCTCATGCTCGTAATGAAGGGAAAAAAGAAGGAATTCAAGAAGGAATTCAAGAAGGGGTTCAGCAAGGGAAAATACAGATGATTAAAGGTATGCATGAACTTGGTGTACCACTTGGAACGATTGCTAAAGCCAGTAAATTAGGCATAGATGAGGTTGAACGTATTTTAGAGCAAAAATAA
- a CDS encoding Fur-regulated basic protein FbpA produces MKVCKRPKKARTTYLSCGKKKQRIISQLIDCGFYKDGRRQLYGLEPSELEKHLKKIKKERVILHS; encoded by the coding sequence TTGAAAGTATGCAAAAGACCCAAAAAAGCTAGAACAACATACTTATCATGTGGAAAGAAAAAACAGCGTATCATTAGTCAGCTGATCGATTGCGGATTTTACAAGGATGGAAGAAGACAACTCTATGGATTAGAGCCTTCAGAACTAGAAAAGCATCTAAAAAAAATTAAAAAGGAGCGAGTAATTCTTCATAGTTGA
- a CDS encoding helix-turn-helix transcriptional regulator has product MKNRIKELRLKYGITQQELVDEVFVSSRTIISLEKQKYYPSVLLASRISVVFKLSIEEKESSNIAKYN; this is encoded by the coding sequence ATGAAAAATAGAATAAAAGAGTTACGTTTGAAATATGGAATAACACAACAAGAGTTAGTTGATGAAGTATTTGTATCTTCAAGAACGATTATTTCGTTAGAAAAACAAAAATATTATCCATCTGTTTTATTAGCCTCTAGAATATCTGTGGTTTTTAAGTTATCGATTGAAGAGAAAGAATCAAGCAATATAGCAAAATACAACTAA